Below is a genomic region from Tissierellales bacterium.
TCAAAAATATATCGCCATCTCCCATTCCACCTCGCGATATAAATCTAATAATAGCAATGATTCCTGCCCCAAGTAAAATCCCTAATATCGATTCTACAAAATTACCTCTAAGATCTCCAATCACTAAAAACGGTAAACCAAGAACAACTGCAACTATATTAGTCGAGTCAACTATGACCATGTGATCAAAATCAATGAATGTCACAACAATCAAATATGAAGTAAATATGAGATACTTAATAGTCTCCCATTCCAAATCAAACTTCCAAAAAACGCCTAAAAATAGTAAACCAGTAAGCGCTTCAATCATTGGGTATCTTACAGAAAATTTTGCTTTACAATACCTACACCTTCCCCTTAAAAATACAAAACTCAGCAACGGAATCAAATCTAAAGCCTTTAGCTTCGTATCACATGCATAGCAATGTGAAGGTGGATAACTTATAGATACCCCGTTAGGTATCCTATAAATACATACATTTAAAAAGGAGCCCACTATTGTTCCTAGAATGAATACTATAAATGACATACAACCTCCCCTTTCAATACTCTATCATTTTATTATAACATAATAAGGAAAAACAAGTCATAAGTGCAGGATTTTTTAAAGACAAAAAGCCTTAGTCGCTTTCTACATTATAAATACTAACTCAAATCTTCTGACTTACTTTTTTACTCTATAACTTGCAAAAATATATAATAATACATCTGACTTGCTGTAGAACCTGAATAGCTAATATTATAGCCATAATCAGACTGCTTATCAGTCCAAAGACTACTAGGTGCATTATCTCTCCAATAAACATCACTGACATTATATATCTGCTCATCATTCTCCATAACTATTTTCCCACCTAAATATCCTTCTCTAGTTGGTCTTGTAATCCACATTACCCCATAAAAATTTTCTCGAACATACTTCCCCGATACAAATTTGCCTTCTGAAAATTGGAGCAACATAAATTTTCCATACGGCGCTCTAATAGTCCCATAGCGACTAGAATAATAAGATTCAATGTGATTACTCTGTAACTCAACATCAGTACTAG
It encodes:
- a CDS encoding prepilin-type N-terminal cleavage/methylation domain-containing protein, which translates into the protein RSGFTLIELILVLAILAILAAIAQANFALILENSRYKADVLTAKNIIKATRLQHLSMGLSPEDNVGRNGLTEQYLSSTDVELQSNHIESYYSSRYGTIRAPYGKFMLLQFSEGKFVSGKYVRENFYGVMWITRPTREGYLGGKIVMENDEQIYNVSDVYWRDNAPSSLWTDKQSDYGYNISYSGSTASQMYYYIFLQVIE
- a CDS encoding prepilin peptidase, which codes for MSFIVFILGTIVGSFLNVCIYRIPNGVSISYPPSHCYACDTKLKALDLIPLLSFVFLRGRCRYCKAKFSVRYPMIEALTGLLFLGVFWKFDLEWETIKYLIFTSYLIVVTFIDFDHMVIVDSTNIVAVVLGLPFLVIGDLRGNFVESILGILLGAGIIAIIRFISRGGMGDGDIFLMGVVGFYLGYKMLPLQFMLTLVFASVISILLIVFKIKSRKDYIPFGPFIAIGAWVTLIWGNDILNWYTKLLF